A segment of the Bordetella flabilis genome:
GGCAGGAACGCCGGATCGAAGCCGCGCTTGCGCAGCTTGAACAGGGTCGCCCATGCGGCGATGGCCATCAAGCCCACCAGCAGGATCACGATACGCAGCGACCAGAATGTGATGGCAACCGGCGGATGCATGTTGGCGTAGTTCTCCAGGGCCAGGAAGTGGCCATCCACGTTACGGCCGAGCCAACGCGCCGCGGCGCCATCCACGGTCCAGGCGGCGCGATTGGTGGCCGATGCCGCATCCGGCCAGCCCACCAGGACCAGGTCCGGCGGGTCCCCCTGGTGCCAATACGCGGCCGCCGCCGCGGCCTTCGCCGGTTGGTAGTGCGCGATCATCTTGCCCGCGCCCGCGCCAACCGGCGCCAGGGCCACCACCATTACGCAGGCCAATCCGAGCGCGGCACGAAAGCCCAGGCGTTCGCCGTCGTTCAGCGGCCGGCGCAGTGCCTGCCACGCCGTGATGCCCATGACCATGAAAGCCGTGGCCAGCAAGGCCGTCAGCACGCTGACCGCAAGGGTCCACCCCAGCGAGGGATTGAACACCACCCGCGCCCAATCGTAGACCTGGTAGCGGGCGTCGACCATGACGGCGCCATCCGGCGTTTGCATCCACGACACCAGCGCCAGCACCCAGAACGCGCTGGCCAGGTGCCCCAGAGCCACCATGAACACCGCTATGGTGTGGACGCCTTCCGATACGCGACGCTGGCCGAACAGCATGACGCCCAGGAAGCACGATTTGAGCGCGAACACGGACAGTACGGCGAAACCGAGCAGCGGCCCCGCCACGTTGCCTATCCTGTCCATCAGCCCGGACCAGAGGGTGCCGATCTGCAGCAACACCGGCACGCCGGCGGCCAGCGCCAGCACGAAGGCCAGGGCGAAGATGCGCACCCAGAAGCGATAGGCCGCGGTCCAGCCGGCATCGCCGCTGGACCGCGCACGCAACTTGAAATAGAGCAACAGCCAGGAAAGGGCCAGCGCCAGCGCCATGAAAAGCGCCAGAAACGTCAGGCAGACGGTGAACTGCAGCCGTCCCAGGAACAAGGGGGGGAGGTTCATGATGGCCGCTAGTTTAGAGCTACTCAGCAATATCGTGGCGGCGCCGCGGGGACTACGCAAAATCGCCGTGGCGGACCCGGCCGACGGGCCAACGGGCTCGCGCGGGCCGAACGTGGCAAAATTGACGCTTTGCCGCCGCCTCCCCACGAGCATGACCTCCGCTTCCCCGCCTCCCGCCGCGCCCAACTTCCTGCGGCACATCATCGAAGCCGATCTCAAGGCCGACCGTTTCAAGGACAAGCGCTGGGCCGGCGTTCCAGGCCCGGCGACAGTCCAGACCCAGGGCGGCCCCGACCCGGCGCGCATCCGTACCCGCTTCCCGCCGGAACCGAACGGCTACCTGCACATCGGCCATGCCAAGAGTATCTGCCTGAACTTCGGCCTGGCGCGCGACTACGGCGGCACCTGCCATTTGCGCTTCGATGACACGAATCCGGAGAAGGAAGACCAGGAATACGTCGACGCCATCGAGGAAGCCGTGCGCTGGCTGGGGTTCGACTGGAAGGCATCCGATGGCCGCGAGCAGCTGTATTACGCGAGCGACTATTTCGATTACATGTATACCTTCGCGCAGGCCTTGATCCGCGCGGGATACGCCTATGTCGACCAGCAGTCCGCCGAGGAGATCCGCGCCAATCGCGGCACGCTGACCGAACCCGGCAAGGATTCGCCGTGGCGCGACCGGCCGGCGCAGGAATCGCTGGACCTGCTGGCCGAAATGCGCGATGGCCGCCACCCGGATGGCAGCCTGGTGCTGCGCGCGCGCATCGACATGGCCTCGCCCAATATCAACCTGCGCGATCCGGTCATATACCGCGTTCGCCACGCCACGCATCACCGCACGGGCGACAAGTGGTGCATCTACCCCATGTACACCTGGGCGCACCCCATCGAAGACGCGCTCGAAGGCATCACGCACAGCATCTGCACGCTGGAATTCGAAGACCAGCGGCCCTTCTACGACTGGACGCTGGCGCGCCTGGCCGAACTGGGCATGCTGGCGCAGCCGCTGCCGCACCAATACGAGTTCGCCCGGCTGAACCTGACCTATGTCGTCACCAGCAAGCGCAAGCTGCTGCAACTGGTGCGCGACGGCCACGTCGACGGCTGGGACGACCCACGCATGCCCACGCTGTTCGGCATGCGCCGGCGCGGCTATCCGGCATCGGCCATCCGCCTGTTCTGCGATCGTACCGGCGTATCGAAGTCCGATTCGCGCATCGACTACAGCCTGCTGGAAGCGGCGGTGCGTGACGAACTGGATCCGATCGCGCCACGGTCCGTCGCGGTGCTTCAGCCGCTGAAACTGGTCATCACGAACTATCCGGAAGATCGCGTCGAAATGTGCAGCGCGCCGCGCAACCCGCACGATGCGGCGCAGGGGCAGCGCGAATTCCCCTTTTCGCGCACGCTATGGATCGAACGGGACGACTTCCGCGAAGATCCGCCGAAGAAGTATTTCCGGCTGTTCCCCGGCAATACGGTCAGGCTGAAATACGGCTATGTCGTGCGCTGCACCGGCTGCGTCAAGGACGACCAGGGCAATGTCGTGGAAGTGCATGCCGAGTACCTGCCGGAGACGCGCAGCGGCACGCCGGGCGCGGACGCCGTGAAGGTCAAGGGCACGATTACCTGGGTCAGCGCCGCGCACGCGCTGGGCGTCACCATACATCTGTACGACCGGCTCTTCGCGGACCCGCATCCGGACGCGGGCGAGAAGGACTTCATCGCCGCGCTGAATCCCGATTCGCGCAAGACGGTCCAGGCCTGGCTCGAACCGGGCACCGCGCTGGAGCCGGGCGTTGCGTGGCAGTTCGAACGCCTGGGCTACTTCATCCTGGATAGCGCGACGTCGACCGCCGAGCGGCCGATCATCAACCGGGTCGTCACGCTGAAGGATTCCTGGACGCAGCCCTGACCGGTCGAGGGCCGCGCTCCGCTTCGCGGGCGCGTGCGGCGCCCATCACGGGCGCCGGCGCCCGGGATCCGGATCCAGGTCGACCGCGCCCGGCGCACTGTCGTCGGGGCGGTCCATGGGCGGCGTCGCGGCATCTCCGGACGGCACCAGCCCCCGTCGCTCGGCGTCGGCCAGGGGCTTGCCCCGCGCGGGCGAGGACCCGCCCGCTTGCGCGCCTTCGGCGGGTTTGCGGCCTTGCCCAGTGGCGGAATCGTCGCCCGGCTTGCGGGTCGGATCGTCCGAATGGTCGGGATCGGGCAAGGCGCCGCCGTCGGGGTCATAGCCCTTTTCCAGCGCGCGCAGGTCCTCCTCTTCCTGGCCGCTCAACCCGGCGGGACGTTTCGGCGTGGTGTCGTTCGACATGGGCGCTCCTTATGGGCTCGTGGGATCGGCTCGCAATACAGCCGTTCGCAGGGGCAAGGCCTGTGCCTGCACGGCCGTGCGCCGCCGGGGCCGAGCCGCGCGCGGCGCCAGGAGGGACCGGGCGGCGTCCAAGAGCGCGCTGACAGCGTCCTGCTTCCTTACTGACGCGAGCGTGCTCGGTTATCATGCCCGACATTCCGCAACCGGGGCAGCGCTCCGGGCCTTTCCTACCGACATGAACACCGAATCCCTCGCCCTGGACTTCAAGAGCGCCACGCTCTATGCCGTGCGCGTCGTGCTGCACAGCGCCGAAATCGAGCGGCTCGCCGCCGCGCTGGACAAGCGCATGGCCGATGCGGGCAGTTTCTTCGAGAACGAGCCCGTAGTCATCGACGCCAGCCGCGTCGATGGGCCCGTGGACTGGAC
Coding sequences within it:
- a CDS encoding cytochrome ubiquinol oxidase subunit I, coding for MNLPPLFLGRLQFTVCLTFLALFMALALALSWLLLYFKLRARSSGDAGWTAAYRFWVRIFALAFVLALAAGVPVLLQIGTLWSGLMDRIGNVAGPLLGFAVLSVFALKSCFLGVMLFGQRRVSEGVHTIAVFMVALGHLASAFWVLALVSWMQTPDGAVMVDARYQVYDWARVVFNPSLGWTLAVSVLTALLATAFMVMGITAWQALRRPLNDGERLGFRAALGLACVMVVALAPVGAGAGKMIAHYQPAKAAAAAAYWHQGDPPDLVLVGWPDAASATNRAAWTVDGAAARWLGRNVDGHFLALENYANMHPPVAITFWSLRIVILLVGLMAIAAWATLFKLRKRGFDPAFLPRRWLRILASMACSGGVLVVAVCTFTVVGLQPYAVNAAITQTEILGPVSPRALFYGTLGYAALYAVLLTAFMRMLFHAARYGVVPVRKMTGAVS
- a CDS encoding glutamine--tRNA ligase/YqeY domain fusion protein; protein product: MTSASPPPAAPNFLRHIIEADLKADRFKDKRWAGVPGPATVQTQGGPDPARIRTRFPPEPNGYLHIGHAKSICLNFGLARDYGGTCHLRFDDTNPEKEDQEYVDAIEEAVRWLGFDWKASDGREQLYYASDYFDYMYTFAQALIRAGYAYVDQQSAEEIRANRGTLTEPGKDSPWRDRPAQESLDLLAEMRDGRHPDGSLVLRARIDMASPNINLRDPVIYRVRHATHHRTGDKWCIYPMYTWAHPIEDALEGITHSICTLEFEDQRPFYDWTLARLAELGMLAQPLPHQYEFARLNLTYVVTSKRKLLQLVRDGHVDGWDDPRMPTLFGMRRRGYPASAIRLFCDRTGVSKSDSRIDYSLLEAAVRDELDPIAPRSVAVLQPLKLVITNYPEDRVEMCSAPRNPHDAAQGQREFPFSRTLWIERDDFREDPPKKYFRLFPGNTVRLKYGYVVRCTGCVKDDQGNVVEVHAEYLPETRSGTPGADAVKVKGTITWVSAAHALGVTIHLYDRLFADPHPDAGEKDFIAALNPDSRKTVQAWLEPGTALEPGVAWQFERLGYFILDSATSTAERPIINRVVTLKDSWTQP